The window GTCTTCACCCTCACAGCGCTCAGTGCAGACAGATTCTTTGCCATCGTGGATCCAATGAGAAAACTTCACACCGGGGGAAGTGGAAGAAGAGCTACAAGGTTCACAATAGGCATAGTAGGCAGTATCTGGGTCTTGGCTATAGCGTTGGCTACCCCTGCGGCAGTGACCTCCTACATAAGAGTTCATGTTGTGAACGCAAACACGACGTTTCAGGCATGTTATCCGTACCCTGAAGAATTGGGTATAAGGTACGCCAATGGAGTAGTGATTACAAAGTTTGTAGTGTATTACGCCATACCCTTACTGATTATTGGAGTGTTCTATACACTGATGGCACGACATCTCATTCTGAGTACGCGAAACATGCCCGGAGAAATGCAAGGACAAGCAAAGCAGATTCGTGCGAGAAAGAAAGTAGCAAAAATGGTGTTATCCTTTGTAATTGTGTTCGCAATATGTTTCTTCCCACAACATGTATTTATGTTGTGGTTCTACAACTATCCTACGGCTCAGGACGATTATAATGAATTTTGGCATGCATTTCGTATCATAGGATTCTGTTTGAGTTTTGTCAATTCTTGCATTAATCCGATAGCATTGTACTGTGTAAGTGGGACATTCCGCAAGCATTTCAAGCGATACTTGTTGTGCTATTGCTGCAGAAAGCGTGCAGCGGCAAGGGCTCGGTGTGGAGCAGGGAAGCACAGCCGAAGGACAAGTTGCAGTCTGACGACCAGCCGTCGACATCTCGGCACTTTGACGTCTTCACGTCGCGGCTGCTACACTACAAGGTCGACATGGGAGTCGACAACCATGGCGAACTTCAACAACGGCAGCACTTTGCGCCGACATCCTCATTCTACGCAACTTCTACTACACCAGCAGGACGACATCACCATAACCACATTCATGAATGGCGGTAGCGGTCTCAGTGACATCACAACACGTACATAATGAAAAAATAAGTTCAAGTCTCTAATATGACCCCGATATAGGTTAAACTACTACAGAGGTCAGTGAACGAATGTCACACGAATCATTATGTACTTTCAGATCTACTCTAGTCACATAATGAACTATTTGAAACCACCCCATAGGATTAAAATATGTTTCTAGATTTCCCGTCAATTTAAAAACATTGAAATACTGTAATTTACGAGGAATAGTGCCTGCAAATTACAATTCCATGATATACCTGAGGACCAGGAAAATGAACACTGACACgttatttctatttttttaaatcggATATAGACGAGTGAAATGTTGACAGAAGGTCGACGTCCAGGAACAAATCTTCATATTTAACTAGACGTACATTAAAGAAGCTCTTGAATGGTTGTGTTGCGTCCTGGTATCGCTGATGATCGTAGCGAAATTCAGTGTCTCCATTTAATGATATCTGAAGATAACGAGTGAGGCGATTCATGtcttctaagaatgttttcatggatATTATTATGTTACCGAATATTACAGAGTGTACTGTAAGTATTGGGTGAAACATCATTAGATCTTAACATCACTTTCTACTTGGGCATGAAGTATACGGTATCGTCATTTGCATCACTTCAGGCCTCTCGTCAGTATTTGGTGGAAAATTACCACCAGAAACACTGTGAGGTACCAGCTCATGTCATATTGTAATCGTATGTCCAATCAAAGAGTCGTCATCATCTGTCATGACTCTTGCTCATATCATCTTCTGCTAGTATGTGCGTGCCTGTATCATTTTGTGTACGGACACTTAATGTCTTTTAATCGTTTGACTGGCATCGTAAATTATCTCGATAAAATGTGTAAGACTATATAAAGCAAACAAGTATATGATTACATAATTATGATCACAAATATCACTGCATTATTTGTTATCTTCCGTGAGAATGTTCTACAGAAGAAGGATCAACTGTCTTCTTAATCCGTAGAAAGAATAACTTTCTGTACTTATGAGTGTGATGATCAACTCCTCGTACTAAGGTACTACTGTAATTAGGCACTGTATAATACAATTTTGACTTTCTCAAGGTATAATTTGACCTCGGTATCTACGTTGTTCATTGTGTCCAATGTGAGCTCGATCTCTTACGTTATACCAGAGGCTCAGAGTCAAAAATATCGAAATAAGTGTACCACATAAGAGATTTTTTAGTGCTCATAATCACGACTAACTGTGGACAAATAAGGTATGAAGTGTTTCTGACTTGGAGAACGTACTTATTGTGCGTCCTTCAAACCAAGTGGATCAGATAAGCTATAAATTGTTTGGAATGGAATGCCTTCTCTGAAATATAGTGCTGTTACCAGTGTACAAATAACACTGCCAGGAGCTTCTTACTAGAGTTAACTGCAgttaatgaaaataattatttttaccgGCTGAACTATAACCCATCACTTATGCTTCTGATACAGCTTCGCAG is drawn from Anabrus simplex isolate iqAnaSimp1 chromosome 1, ASM4041472v1, whole genome shotgun sequence and contains these coding sequences:
- the LOC136873697 gene encoding neuropeptide CCHamide-1 receptor, which encodes MWVEDHVKRIVHIFHNRQKITKTSVTMDEVWTEVDNMSAIVNTNISNTSVTNKSNGEPYTPYHLRPETYIVPVLFAIIFIVGVVGNGALILIFVRHRNMRNVPNTYIFSLALGDLLVIITCVPFTSTVYTFDSWPYGEIICKLSECAKDISIGVSVFTLTALSADRFFAIVDPMRKLHTGGSGRRATRFTIGIVGSIWVLAIALATPAAVTSYIRVHVVNANTTFQACYPYPEELGIRYANGVVITKFVVYYAIPLLIIGVFYTLMARHLILSTRNMPGEMQGQAKQIRARKKVAKMVLSFVIVFAICFFPQHVFMLWFYNYPTAQDDYNEFWHAFRIIGFCLSFVNSCINPIALYCVSGTFRKHFKRYLLCYCCRKRAAARARCGAGKHSRRTSCSLTTSRRHLGTLTSSRRGCYTTRSTWESTTMANFNNGSTLRRHPHSTQLLLHQQDDITITTFMNGGSGLSDITTRT